Proteins encoded together in one Bos indicus isolate NIAB-ARS_2022 breed Sahiwal x Tharparkar chromosome 3, NIAB-ARS_B.indTharparkar_mat_pri_1.0, whole genome shotgun sequence window:
- the SH2D2A gene encoding SH2 domain-containing protein 2A — MEFPLAQICPQGSREAPAITFSTFQPLGLNRRSCQGPGLLLGPRLQAPEEAWPSPRGPAGQAVAPLQAPAAACNPKDVGKEEVPREEALFLQAETRAWFQKTQAHELLQHGAAPIWFHGFITRREAERLLETKPQGCYLVRFSESAVTFVLTYRSRTCCRHFLLAQLGDGRHVVLGEDSAHARLQDLLLHYTACPLSPYGETLTEPLARQTPEPAGLSLRTEESDFGSKSQDSPFQYSPILKKERSIARTQRDGSGEPKQPSQSPRPKPPIPAKPQLQPEVYTSPAPRPRPALPPKPSNPIYNEPDEPIDFYAMGRGSPGEAPSNIYAEVEVREPDSRSEDPQCILRHEVLRKCQSRPVLGSQNPGGQQLHSENSVAEQGPTVPHQPLPRWGHTLPHNLSRQVLQDRGQAWLPLGPPQ; from the exons ATGGAGTTTCCCCTGGCCCAGATATGCCCCCAAG GGAGCCGAGAAGCCCCGGCCATAACCTTCAGCACCTTCCAGCCCCTGGGCTTGAACCGCAGGAGCTGCCAGGGCCCGGGCTTGCTTCTGGGACCACGACTCCAGGCCCCTGAGGAAGCCTGGCCCAGCCCCAGGGGCCCAGCTGGCCAGGCTGTG GCACCTCTCCAGGCCCCAGCAGCTGCCTGCAATCCAAAGGATGTTGGGAAGGAGGAGGTGCCAAGGGAAGAAGCTCTGTTCCTACAGGCCGAGACTCGGGCTTGGTTCCAGAAGACCCAGGCCCATGAGCTCCTACAGCACGGGGCGGCCCCCATCTGGTTCCACGGTTTCATCACCCGGAG AGAGGCCGAGAGGCTGCTGGAGACTAAGCCTCAGGGATGCTACTTGGTGCGTTTCAGTGAGAGCGCCGTGACCTTTGTGCTGACTTACAG GAGCCGGACTTGCTGCCGCCACTTCCTGCTGGCCCAGCTAGGGGACGGGCGCCACGTGGTGTTGGGCGAGGACAGCGCCCACGCGCGGCTGCAGGATCTACTGCTGCACTACACTGCGTGCCCGCTCAGCCCGTATGGGGAGACGCTTACCGAACCCCTCGCCCGCCAG aCTCCTGAGCCCGCAGGACTGTCCCTAAGGACCGAAGAATCAGACTTTGGAAGCAAAAGCCAGGACTCACCGTTTCAGTATAGCCCGATTCTCAAAAAGGAGCGAAGTATAGCCCGCACGCAGAGAGATGGATCTGGGGAGCCAAAGCAG CCCTCCCAGTCGCCCAGGCCCAAGCCGCCCATCCCCGCCAAACCTCAGCTGCAGCCCGAAGTCTACACAAGCCCTGCTCCGAGACCTCGCCCAGCCCTGCCGCCCAAGCCCTCCAACCCCATCTACAACGAACCTGATGAACCCATCGACTTCTACGCCATGGGCCGTGGCAGCCCTGGTGAAGCCCCCAGCAACATTTATGCCGAGGTGGAGGTGAGGGAGCCTGATTCAAGGAGTGAGGACCCGCAGTGCATCCTCAGGCATGAAGTCCTACGGAAATGCCAGTCCAGGCCTGTCCTAGGCAGCCAG AATCCAGGTGGCCAACAACTGCATTCTGAGAACTCCGTGGCTGAACAAGGCCCTACTGTGCCCCACCAGCCCCTACCCCGCTGGGGGCACACTCTCCCCCACAACCTTTCTAGACAAGTGCTTCAGGACAGAGGACAGGCATGGCTCCCCCTGGGGCCTCCTCAGTAG